Within the Epinephelus lanceolatus isolate andai-2023 chromosome 22, ASM4190304v1, whole genome shotgun sequence genome, the region CAGAACACAGATGTATCGCTAACGTTAAGATGTAAAGAATGCAGCATGACTTGATAAGTCAAAATGCCTCACCAAAAATCAGGGCTCAATAAAGAAAAGCCAGGTCAAATGGTCAAATGCATGACGCATGAATCAGTTTCATCAGTCTGACTTGTTCTCTAACATCAAGTTTCAAATATTAAAGTTTGTCttgagaggagtgtgtgttgttgaacTCGATATTTAATTCTTTCCTCTCTTACAAATCTCTTCTCTGTTGCAGGTGAGAAGTCGTCTGGGGACGAGCAGGTGGCGTGCGCCATGCTGGCCACCACGCTGGATAACTTCCTGGGCGGTGAACCCATTCAGCACAGGCAGGTCCAGGGCTACGAGTCCTCGGAATTCATGAATCTCTTCCCTAGAGGGGTCAGCTACAAGGTGAGGACGAGATAGAGCTGATTCTGGATGTTCAGATGATTTAAAAACTGGACTGACATTGAAATATGAGAGAAATTCACAGTCcacaaacctgttttttttagctgcagctgcagagttAAATTTCAGAAATGCTTTATTTTATGGGTTTgtaatttcttaatattttccAAGAACGTTTCCTGAAGAGAATGATGTCATGTGGCACTAATTATAGGTAAAATAGGAATTTCATGAAATGAAAAGCTTCTTTAAACCCAGGTAAATACTcatctattatttatttttattattaatataagttTTTGTAAGACACAACAGGGCTTTAgtaagaaaagacagaaaaaaacatgatgcatATTGAAAAAGACACATAAATAGCATTTTTAAAAGAGTAAAACATAATGATAGAATAAAAATGCTCAATTAGACATTTCATTCCTGCATACTAAGTGAACAGCAATCATATTACACATGCAGTAATGCCTTAAAATTTGAAATTCATACTTAATTTAAACTTGCACAgttgttgaaaatatttttctccAGTTTTTAATCATTAATGACAAACAGAGGGTAAAAATTGCCTTTAGACAAACTGTCCTTTTATCAAGCATCTTTTTATTACTGGAATAATCTCTTGGCATTTATGGATAATTATGACCTCTCTGCCAGAGTCCTCTCCTGCCACTCAGTTTACATGGCGCCAAGTCAAACTCAGTAAAACAAACCAGGATGTTGAAGCTGAGATTTCCCAGCAGGACAAtaatgtagaaaataaaaacctaaaaACACAGTACCTTGacagaataacaaaaaaaatgactctCTCACAGGTTGGCGGAGTGGAGTCAGGCTTCAGGAGGCCTCAGGGCCCCGGGCCGGTGCAGAGGTTGTACCAAATCAAAGGGAAACGCAACATCCGTGCCAAGGAGGTGGAGCTGTCCTGGAGCAGCTTCAACAAAGGAGACTGCTTCATCCTTGACCTTGGAGAGGTGAGGGCACACACTGTAAACTGTAGGGTTCCCACgctcatggaaaacctggaaaggCCATGGAAATTTGTTGTGTTATGAAATTGATACAGTGATCTTCCCGGCAATGTCACAATGCAGCTGCAATCCAAAATGAAGTTTGTTGTGAATCTAAAACTGCAAATTGCTGGAGGTGAATATGATTATAGCGACAGTTTCATGGGTGTTTCACTGCCCCTGCAGATCATTGTGTCGTGGATTGGGTCAAAGGCAAACATCTTTGAGAAGCAGAAGGTGCGTGAGATCGCCTCTCTGATCCGTGACACGGACAGACACGGCAAAGCCCGAATTGTGGACTGCACCGAGGGGGAAGAACCAGAGGAGATGCTCAAGGTAAATGCACACTTGGATTATACAAGTAAAAAGAATTTTACTAATAGAGGACATAAATcttttttaaaggaacagtttgacattttaggatACGCACTAATTGGCTTTCTTGCTCTGACTTAGATTAGAAAGAATTACAACCACCTTCATGTCTGTTGTCTGTAATTTGttagtgagctttagatgtGCTGAGCTTCCTGTCTTGTTGCTGCAGGTCTTGGGAACGATGCCTGAGCTGGCAGAGAGCACAGAAGAGGACACCAAAGCAGACGCTTCCAACTCTGCCTCCCTCTACAAGGTAACTTCATGTGCAAAGCTTTCAAAACTGCACTGACCTGTCAAACTACCATTTACAGATGATTTGGAATTTTTCAGCTGGGGTTGTTGGAAGGCACGCCATCAGTTAAAGTgtgtgctatatttagaatattttaacagctttaccttaatgtcagacagcgCTTAACGACGGGGAACAGAAGCAGTTATCTATGCCCTCTttaaaaccagactccatttctATTCTATACTctattttgtggctgaaaataatttgtagcttcttaaaatatgattGAGGATAGTGAtatatgttatatgttataaataaattttgctgctgcccccgtccacaCTAGTACATTCTTAGCTTcatgcttctccaaactagaaATTCACcaaccgccatctactgtaggtaataacactgtatatatattaagtacctcatacaaccccacttcaaaaaatcccaactgtccctttaaataaagCATAAAACTGTGTCCCTTTACTCCACAGGTGTCTGATGCGACAGGTTCCATGACGATAACCAAAGTGTCCGAGAAGAGTCCATTTGCCAAGGATCTGCTGGTTCGTGACGACTGCTTCATTCTGGACAACGGCGCCAACGGAAAGATCTTCGTCTGGAAAGGTGAGGAAATACTACTTGACCCCAAACTGGCAAACCCGTGCCGCCTGAAACACATACTGGGGAAAGTGATAGTTGTTACATGCCGGTGATATTCGGTATCTAATTGGATCAAATTTTAATGAGCATTGTGAAAAATAATGGTCGACAGTTCTCACAGGGAGGAGAGTCTCGGTAAGCATTTCTCTTTTTAAGTGTCCATTTTTAAACCTGGCAGTGTGCAGAAAGGTTTAAGACAACCTTTACACCTCAGTGTGGGGAAATAAAATTTACAGTTATAACTGAACAGTTGACTGAAtgaagaaaatatgaaaatcaaaatcatttgagatgtgtttgtgttcaggaGGGTGCAGAGGGGAATAAATGTCCATTTATTAATGAAACAAAAATCCCCctctataaatatatatacactcaccggccactacTATtgggtacaccttgctagtactgggtttgcagaactgccttaattcttggtggcgtagattcaacaaggtgctggaaagatttctcagagattttggtccatattgacatgatagcatcacacagttgctgcatgtgtgcgtgtACTTATATAATATCATTTTTTCTCctattaaaggtctagtgtgtaggatttagtgacatctagtg harbors:
- the capgb gene encoding capping protein (actin filament), gelsolin-like b isoform X2, whose translation is MLPLQAAPGQFGPEVREPGLRVWRVEKMKAVPLDPSEVGAFYNGDSYLVLENRGEQGTDLHMWIGEKSSGDEQVACAMLATTLDNFLGGEPIQHRQVQGYESSEFMNLFPRGVSYKVGGVESGFRRPQGPGPVQRLYQIKGKRNIRAKEVELSWSSFNKGDCFILDLGEIIVSWIGSKANIFEKQKVREIASLIRDTDRHGKARIVDCTEGEEPEEMLKVLGTMPELAESTEEDTKADASNSASLYKVSDATGSMTITKVSEKSPFAKDLLVRDDCFILDNGANGKIFVWKGNRANPDEKQVALQMADGFIEQMNYPRMKTQVEILPQGKETIIFKQFFKNWN
- the capgb gene encoding capping protein (actin filament), gelsolin-like b isoform X1 — its product is MGVCHRQKSLDLSGHVFALSEKASQILTKQTCCVPLLTHSSSMLPLQAAPGQFGPEVREPGLRVWRVEKMKAVPLDPSEVGAFYNGDSYLVLENRGEQGTDLHMWIGEKSSGDEQVACAMLATTLDNFLGGEPIQHRQVQGYESSEFMNLFPRGVSYKVGGVESGFRRPQGPGPVQRLYQIKGKRNIRAKEVELSWSSFNKGDCFILDLGEIIVSWIGSKANIFEKQKVREIASLIRDTDRHGKARIVDCTEGEEPEEMLKVLGTMPELAESTEEDTKADASNSASLYKVSDATGSMTITKVSEKSPFAKDLLVRDDCFILDNGANGKIFVWKGNRANPDEKQVALQMADGFIEQMNYPRMKTQVEILPQGKETIIFKQFFKNWN